A genomic window from Panthera tigris isolate Pti1 chromosome B4, P.tigris_Pti1_mat1.1, whole genome shotgun sequence includes:
- the DENND6B gene encoding protein DENND6B isoform X3 → MDSLSGAGPRRGRGRLGEASPGARAAAAPWARFSAWLECVCVVTFDLELGQALEKSSICYLSFPDSHSGCLGDTQFSFRIRQCGGQRSPWHAEDRRYNSGAPVSLQREPAHYFGYVYFRQVKDSSVKRGYFQKSLVLVSRLPFVRLFQALLGLIAPEYFDRLAPCLEAVCSEIDQWPAPTPGQTLKLPVMGVVLQVRIPSRVDKPEYGPPKQCSHESLLPTPVVLASVHELDLFRCFQPVLTHVQTLWELMLLGEPLLVLAPSPAMASDLVLALISCLQPLKFCCDYRPYFTIHDSEFKEFTTRTQAPPNVVLGVTNPFFIKTLQHWPHILRVGEPKMSGDLPKQVKLKKPSRLKTLDTKPGLYTAYSAHLHRDKALLKRLLKGLQKKRPWDTQTASLRRHLLELTHSFIIPLEHYMASLMPLKKSITPWKTPPQIRPFRQDDFLHSLEHAGPQLTCILKGDWLGLYRRFFKSPHFDGWYRQRHREMAHKLEALHLEAICEAQNIETWMKDKSEVEVVDLVLKLREKLVQAQGHQLPVKEATLQRAQLYIETAIGSLPKDLQAVLCPP, encoded by the exons ATGGACTCGCTGTCGGGCGCTGGGCCTCGCCGGGGTCGCGGCCGCTTGGGCGAGGCGTCCCCTGGAGCGCGGGCTGCGGCGGCGCCCTGGGCGCGCTTCTCGGCCTGGCTGGAGTGCGTGTGCGTGGTCACCTTCGACCTGGAGCTAGGCCAGGCGCTGGAG AAAAGCAGCATCTGCTACCTGTCTTTTCCCGACTCCCACTCAG GCTGCCTCGGAGACACTCAGTTCAGCTTCCGCATCCGGCAGTGTGGTGGGCAGAGGAGCCCCTGGCATGCGGAAGACAGACGCTACAACAGTGGGGCTCCCGTGTCCTTGCAA AGGGAGCCGGCACACTACTTTGGTTACGTGTACTTCAGGCAGGTGAAGGACAGCTCCGTGAAGAGGGGCTACTTCCAGAAG TCTCTGGTGCTGGTATCCCGCCTGCCCTTCGTCCGGCTGTTCCAGGCGCTGCTGGGCCTCATTGCCCCTGAGTACTTCGACAGGCTGGCACCGTGCCTGGAAGCGG TGTGCAGTGAGATTGACCAGTGGCCCGCCCCCACGCCTGGGCAGACCCTGAAGCTGCCTGTCATGGGAGTAGTCCTCCAG GTTCGCATCCCGTCCAGGGTGGACAAGCCAGAATACGGTCCTCCGAAGCAGTGCAGCCATGAG AGTCTGCTGCCCACCCCAGTGGTCCTTGCCAGTGTCCACGAACTGGACCTGTTCAG GTGTTTCCAGCCAGTGCTGACCCACGTGCAGACTCTGTGGGAGCTCATGCTCCTGGGGGAGCCCCTGCTGGTCCTGGCGCCCTCACCCGCCATGGCCTCCGACCTGGTGCTGGCTCTGATCAG CTGCCTGCAGCCCCTCAAGTTCTGCTGTGACTACCGCCCCTATTTCACCATCCATGACAGCGAGTTCAAGGAGTTCACCACACGCACGCAGGCCCC aCCAAACGTGGTCCTGGGAGTCACAAACCCTTTCTTTATCAAAACACTCCAGCACTGGCCCCACATCCTCCGTGTTGGGGAGCCCAAGATGTCAG GGGATCTTCCTAAGCAGGTCAAGCTGAAAAAGCCCTCTAGGCTGAAGACCCTGGACACCAAGCCAG GCCTCTACACGGCTTACTCCGCCCACCTCCACCGAGACAAGGCGCTGCTGAAGCGGCTGCTCAAG GGCCTGCAGAAGAAGAGGCCGTGGGACACACAGACGGCATCGCTGAGGCGGCACCTCCTGGAGCTCACCCACAGCTTCATCATCCCCCTG gAGCACTACATGGCCAGCCTCATGCCCCTGAAGAAGAGCATCACACCTTGGAAG ACTCCTCCCCAGATCCGCCCCTTCCGCCAGGATGACTTCCTGCACAGCCTGGAGCACGCAGGGCCCCAGCTCACCTGCATTCTCAAGGGCGACTGGCTGGGCCTGTACAG GCGGTTTTTCAAGTCCCCTCACTTTGATGGCTGGTACCGGCAGCGGCACAGAGAGATGGCCCATAAGCTGGAGGCCTTGCACCTTGAAGCTATCTGTGAGGCG CAGAACATTGAGACCTGGATGAAGGACAAGTCTGAAGTGGAGGTCGTGGACCTAGTCCTGAAGCTTCGGGAGAAGCTG GTGCAGGCACAAGGCCACCAGCTCCCGGTGAAGGAGGCGACGCTTCAGCGGGCACAGCTGTACATCGAGACAGCCATCGGCTCTTTGCCCAAGGACCTGCAGGCTGTCCTGTGCCCCCCCTAG
- the DENND6B gene encoding protein DENND6B isoform X1, translated as MDSLSGAGPRRGRGRLGEASPGARAAAAPWARFSAWLECVCVVTFDLELGQALELVYPSDFRLTDKEKSSICYLSFPDSHSGCLGDTQFSFRIRQCGGQRSPWHAEDRRYNSGAPVSLQREPAHYFGYVYFRQVKDSSVKRGYFQKSLVLVSRLPFVRLFQALLGLIAPEYFDRLAPCLEAVCSEIDQWPAPTPGQTLKLPVMGVVLQVRIPSRVDKPEYGPPKQCSHESLLPTPVVLASVHELDLFRCFQPVLTHVQTLWELMLLGEPLLVLAPSPAMASDLVLALISCLQPLKFCCDYRPYFTIHDSEFKEFTTRTQAPPNVVLGVTNPFFIKTLQHWPHILRVGEPKMSGDLPKQVKLKKPSRLKTLDTKPGLYTAYSAHLHRDKALLKRLLKGLQKKRPWDTQTASLRRHLLELTHSFIIPLEHYMASLMPLKKSITPWKTPPQIRPFRQDDFLHSLEHAGPQLTCILKGDWLGLYRRFFKSPHFDGWYRQRHREMAHKLEALHLEAICEAQNIETWMKDKSEVEVVDLVLKLREKLVQAQGHQLPVKEATLQRAQLYIETAIGSLPKDLQAVLCPP; from the exons ATGGACTCGCTGTCGGGCGCTGGGCCTCGCCGGGGTCGCGGCCGCTTGGGCGAGGCGTCCCCTGGAGCGCGGGCTGCGGCGGCGCCCTGGGCGCGCTTCTCGGCCTGGCTGGAGTGCGTGTGCGTGGTCACCTTCGACCTGGAGCTAGGCCAGGCGCTGGAG CTGGTGTACCCCAGTGACTTCCGGCTCACGGACAAGGAG AAAAGCAGCATCTGCTACCTGTCTTTTCCCGACTCCCACTCAG GCTGCCTCGGAGACACTCAGTTCAGCTTCCGCATCCGGCAGTGTGGTGGGCAGAGGAGCCCCTGGCATGCGGAAGACAGACGCTACAACAGTGGGGCTCCCGTGTCCTTGCAA AGGGAGCCGGCACACTACTTTGGTTACGTGTACTTCAGGCAGGTGAAGGACAGCTCCGTGAAGAGGGGCTACTTCCAGAAG TCTCTGGTGCTGGTATCCCGCCTGCCCTTCGTCCGGCTGTTCCAGGCGCTGCTGGGCCTCATTGCCCCTGAGTACTTCGACAGGCTGGCACCGTGCCTGGAAGCGG TGTGCAGTGAGATTGACCAGTGGCCCGCCCCCACGCCTGGGCAGACCCTGAAGCTGCCTGTCATGGGAGTAGTCCTCCAG GTTCGCATCCCGTCCAGGGTGGACAAGCCAGAATACGGTCCTCCGAAGCAGTGCAGCCATGAG AGTCTGCTGCCCACCCCAGTGGTCCTTGCCAGTGTCCACGAACTGGACCTGTTCAG GTGTTTCCAGCCAGTGCTGACCCACGTGCAGACTCTGTGGGAGCTCATGCTCCTGGGGGAGCCCCTGCTGGTCCTGGCGCCCTCACCCGCCATGGCCTCCGACCTGGTGCTGGCTCTGATCAG CTGCCTGCAGCCCCTCAAGTTCTGCTGTGACTACCGCCCCTATTTCACCATCCATGACAGCGAGTTCAAGGAGTTCACCACACGCACGCAGGCCCC aCCAAACGTGGTCCTGGGAGTCACAAACCCTTTCTTTATCAAAACACTCCAGCACTGGCCCCACATCCTCCGTGTTGGGGAGCCCAAGATGTCAG GGGATCTTCCTAAGCAGGTCAAGCTGAAAAAGCCCTCTAGGCTGAAGACCCTGGACACCAAGCCAG GCCTCTACACGGCTTACTCCGCCCACCTCCACCGAGACAAGGCGCTGCTGAAGCGGCTGCTCAAG GGCCTGCAGAAGAAGAGGCCGTGGGACACACAGACGGCATCGCTGAGGCGGCACCTCCTGGAGCTCACCCACAGCTTCATCATCCCCCTG gAGCACTACATGGCCAGCCTCATGCCCCTGAAGAAGAGCATCACACCTTGGAAG ACTCCTCCCCAGATCCGCCCCTTCCGCCAGGATGACTTCCTGCACAGCCTGGAGCACGCAGGGCCCCAGCTCACCTGCATTCTCAAGGGCGACTGGCTGGGCCTGTACAG GCGGTTTTTCAAGTCCCCTCACTTTGATGGCTGGTACCGGCAGCGGCACAGAGAGATGGCCCATAAGCTGGAGGCCTTGCACCTTGAAGCTATCTGTGAGGCG CAGAACATTGAGACCTGGATGAAGGACAAGTCTGAAGTGGAGGTCGTGGACCTAGTCCTGAAGCTTCGGGAGAAGCTG GTGCAGGCACAAGGCCACCAGCTCCCGGTGAAGGAGGCGACGCTTCAGCGGGCACAGCTGTACATCGAGACAGCCATCGGCTCTTTGCCCAAGGACCTGCAGGCTGTCCTGTGCCCCCCCTAG
- the DENND6B gene encoding protein DENND6B isoform X2 has product MDSLSGAGPRRGRGRLGEASPGARAAAAPWARFSAWLECVCVVTFDLELGQALELVYPSDFRLTDKEKSSICYLSFPDSHSGCLGDTQFSFRIRQCGGQRSPWHAEDRRYNSGAPVSLQREPAHYFGYVYFRQVKDSSVKRGYFQKSLVLVSRLPFVRLFQALLGLIAPEYFDRLAPCLEAVCSEIDQWPAPTPGQTLKLPVMGVVLQVRIPSRVDKPEYGPPKQCSHESLLPTPVVLASVHELDLFRCFQPVLTHVQTLWELMLLGEPLLVLAPSPAMASDLVLALISCLQPLKFCCDYRPYFTIHDSEFKEFTTRTQAPPNVVLGVTNPFFIKTLQHWPHILRVGEPKMSGDLPKQVKLKKPSRLKTLDTKPGLYTAYSAHLHRDKALLKRLLKGLQKKRPWDTQTASLRRHLLELTHSFIIPLEHYMASLMPLKKSITPWKTPPQIRPFRQDDFLHSLEHAGPQLTCILKGDWLGLYRRFFKSPHFDGWYRQRHREMAHKLEALHLEAICEANIETWMKDKSEVEVVDLVLKLREKLVQAQGHQLPVKEATLQRAQLYIETAIGSLPKDLQAVLCPP; this is encoded by the exons ATGGACTCGCTGTCGGGCGCTGGGCCTCGCCGGGGTCGCGGCCGCTTGGGCGAGGCGTCCCCTGGAGCGCGGGCTGCGGCGGCGCCCTGGGCGCGCTTCTCGGCCTGGCTGGAGTGCGTGTGCGTGGTCACCTTCGACCTGGAGCTAGGCCAGGCGCTGGAG CTGGTGTACCCCAGTGACTTCCGGCTCACGGACAAGGAG AAAAGCAGCATCTGCTACCTGTCTTTTCCCGACTCCCACTCAG GCTGCCTCGGAGACACTCAGTTCAGCTTCCGCATCCGGCAGTGTGGTGGGCAGAGGAGCCCCTGGCATGCGGAAGACAGACGCTACAACAGTGGGGCTCCCGTGTCCTTGCAA AGGGAGCCGGCACACTACTTTGGTTACGTGTACTTCAGGCAGGTGAAGGACAGCTCCGTGAAGAGGGGCTACTTCCAGAAG TCTCTGGTGCTGGTATCCCGCCTGCCCTTCGTCCGGCTGTTCCAGGCGCTGCTGGGCCTCATTGCCCCTGAGTACTTCGACAGGCTGGCACCGTGCCTGGAAGCGG TGTGCAGTGAGATTGACCAGTGGCCCGCCCCCACGCCTGGGCAGACCCTGAAGCTGCCTGTCATGGGAGTAGTCCTCCAG GTTCGCATCCCGTCCAGGGTGGACAAGCCAGAATACGGTCCTCCGAAGCAGTGCAGCCATGAG AGTCTGCTGCCCACCCCAGTGGTCCTTGCCAGTGTCCACGAACTGGACCTGTTCAG GTGTTTCCAGCCAGTGCTGACCCACGTGCAGACTCTGTGGGAGCTCATGCTCCTGGGGGAGCCCCTGCTGGTCCTGGCGCCCTCACCCGCCATGGCCTCCGACCTGGTGCTGGCTCTGATCAG CTGCCTGCAGCCCCTCAAGTTCTGCTGTGACTACCGCCCCTATTTCACCATCCATGACAGCGAGTTCAAGGAGTTCACCACACGCACGCAGGCCCC aCCAAACGTGGTCCTGGGAGTCACAAACCCTTTCTTTATCAAAACACTCCAGCACTGGCCCCACATCCTCCGTGTTGGGGAGCCCAAGATGTCAG GGGATCTTCCTAAGCAGGTCAAGCTGAAAAAGCCCTCTAGGCTGAAGACCCTGGACACCAAGCCAG GCCTCTACACGGCTTACTCCGCCCACCTCCACCGAGACAAGGCGCTGCTGAAGCGGCTGCTCAAG GGCCTGCAGAAGAAGAGGCCGTGGGACACACAGACGGCATCGCTGAGGCGGCACCTCCTGGAGCTCACCCACAGCTTCATCATCCCCCTG gAGCACTACATGGCCAGCCTCATGCCCCTGAAGAAGAGCATCACACCTTGGAAG ACTCCTCCCCAGATCCGCCCCTTCCGCCAGGATGACTTCCTGCACAGCCTGGAGCACGCAGGGCCCCAGCTCACCTGCATTCTCAAGGGCGACTGGCTGGGCCTGTACAG GCGGTTTTTCAAGTCCCCTCACTTTGATGGCTGGTACCGGCAGCGGCACAGAGAGATGGCCCATAAGCTGGAGGCCTTGCACCTTGAAGCTATCTGTGAGGCG AACATTGAGACCTGGATGAAGGACAAGTCTGAAGTGGAGGTCGTGGACCTAGTCCTGAAGCTTCGGGAGAAGCTG GTGCAGGCACAAGGCCACCAGCTCCCGGTGAAGGAGGCGACGCTTCAGCGGGCACAGCTGTACATCGAGACAGCCATCGGCTCTTTGCCCAAGGACCTGCAGGCTGTCCTGTGCCCCCCCTAG
- the DENND6B gene encoding protein DENND6B isoform X4, protein MDSLSGAGPRRGRGRLGEASPGARAAAAPWARFSAWLECVCVVTFDLELGQALELVYPSDFRLTDKEKSSICYLSFPDSHSGCLGDTQFSFRIRQCGGQRSPWHAEDRRYNSGAPVSLQREPAHYFGYVYFRQVKDSSVKRGYFQKSLVLVSRLPFVRLFQALLGLIAPEYFDRLAPCLEAVCSEIDQWPAPTPGQTLKLPVMGVVLQVRIPSRVDKPEYGPPKQCSHESLLPTPVVLASVHELDLFRCFQPVLTHVQTLWELMLLGEPLLVLAPSPAMASDLVLALIRPNVVLGVTNPFFIKTLQHWPHILRVGEPKMSGDLPKQVKLKKPSRLKTLDTKPGLYTAYSAHLHRDKALLKRLLKGLQKKRPWDTQTASLRRHLLELTHSFIIPLEHYMASLMPLKKSITPWKTPPQIRPFRQDDFLHSLEHAGPQLTCILKGDWLGLYRRFFKSPHFDGWYRQRHREMAHKLEALHLEAICEAQNIETWMKDKSEVEVVDLVLKLREKLVQAQGHQLPVKEATLQRAQLYIETAIGSLPKDLQAVLCPP, encoded by the exons ATGGACTCGCTGTCGGGCGCTGGGCCTCGCCGGGGTCGCGGCCGCTTGGGCGAGGCGTCCCCTGGAGCGCGGGCTGCGGCGGCGCCCTGGGCGCGCTTCTCGGCCTGGCTGGAGTGCGTGTGCGTGGTCACCTTCGACCTGGAGCTAGGCCAGGCGCTGGAG CTGGTGTACCCCAGTGACTTCCGGCTCACGGACAAGGAG AAAAGCAGCATCTGCTACCTGTCTTTTCCCGACTCCCACTCAG GCTGCCTCGGAGACACTCAGTTCAGCTTCCGCATCCGGCAGTGTGGTGGGCAGAGGAGCCCCTGGCATGCGGAAGACAGACGCTACAACAGTGGGGCTCCCGTGTCCTTGCAA AGGGAGCCGGCACACTACTTTGGTTACGTGTACTTCAGGCAGGTGAAGGACAGCTCCGTGAAGAGGGGCTACTTCCAGAAG TCTCTGGTGCTGGTATCCCGCCTGCCCTTCGTCCGGCTGTTCCAGGCGCTGCTGGGCCTCATTGCCCCTGAGTACTTCGACAGGCTGGCACCGTGCCTGGAAGCGG TGTGCAGTGAGATTGACCAGTGGCCCGCCCCCACGCCTGGGCAGACCCTGAAGCTGCCTGTCATGGGAGTAGTCCTCCAG GTTCGCATCCCGTCCAGGGTGGACAAGCCAGAATACGGTCCTCCGAAGCAGTGCAGCCATGAG AGTCTGCTGCCCACCCCAGTGGTCCTTGCCAGTGTCCACGAACTGGACCTGTTCAG GTGTTTCCAGCCAGTGCTGACCCACGTGCAGACTCTGTGGGAGCTCATGCTCCTGGGGGAGCCCCTGCTGGTCCTGGCGCCCTCACCCGCCATGGCCTCCGACCTGGTGCTGGCTCTGATCAG aCCAAACGTGGTCCTGGGAGTCACAAACCCTTTCTTTATCAAAACACTCCAGCACTGGCCCCACATCCTCCGTGTTGGGGAGCCCAAGATGTCAG GGGATCTTCCTAAGCAGGTCAAGCTGAAAAAGCCCTCTAGGCTGAAGACCCTGGACACCAAGCCAG GCCTCTACACGGCTTACTCCGCCCACCTCCACCGAGACAAGGCGCTGCTGAAGCGGCTGCTCAAG GGCCTGCAGAAGAAGAGGCCGTGGGACACACAGACGGCATCGCTGAGGCGGCACCTCCTGGAGCTCACCCACAGCTTCATCATCCCCCTG gAGCACTACATGGCCAGCCTCATGCCCCTGAAGAAGAGCATCACACCTTGGAAG ACTCCTCCCCAGATCCGCCCCTTCCGCCAGGATGACTTCCTGCACAGCCTGGAGCACGCAGGGCCCCAGCTCACCTGCATTCTCAAGGGCGACTGGCTGGGCCTGTACAG GCGGTTTTTCAAGTCCCCTCACTTTGATGGCTGGTACCGGCAGCGGCACAGAGAGATGGCCCATAAGCTGGAGGCCTTGCACCTTGAAGCTATCTGTGAGGCG CAGAACATTGAGACCTGGATGAAGGACAAGTCTGAAGTGGAGGTCGTGGACCTAGTCCTGAAGCTTCGGGAGAAGCTG GTGCAGGCACAAGGCCACCAGCTCCCGGTGAAGGAGGCGACGCTTCAGCGGGCACAGCTGTACATCGAGACAGCCATCGGCTCTTTGCCCAAGGACCTGCAGGCTGTCCTGTGCCCCCCCTAG